One window from the genome of Magnolia sinica isolate HGM2019 chromosome 4, MsV1, whole genome shotgun sequence encodes:
- the LOC131242658 gene encoding outer envelope pore protein 16-2, chloroplastic-like, translated as MGSRFYLFMILFHVLASLHAQPRLRLAIGLYSGITYGLQEARGAHDWKNSVVAGALTGAALVLTCKDASHEQVIHCAITGVALSTAVNLLTGPHLV; from the exons ATGGGAAGCAGATTTTACTTGTTTATGATTCTTTTCCATGTGCTAGCTTCTTTACACGCCCAGCCAAGACTCA GACTGGCTATTGGCTTGTATTCCGGCATCACATATGGCCTACAAGAAGCTCGGGGAGCTCATGATTGG AAAAACAGTGTGGTGGCAGGGGCATTGACAGGAGCGGCATTGGTGCTCACTTGCAAGGATGCCTCTCATGAGCAGGTTATTCATTGTGCCATCACTGGAGTAGCTCTCTCAACAGCTGTGAATCTTCTTACCGGG CCCCACTTGGTCTAG